A DNA window from Myxocyprinus asiaticus isolate MX2 ecotype Aquarium Trade chromosome 45, UBuf_Myxa_2, whole genome shotgun sequence contains the following coding sequences:
- the avpr2l gene encoding LOW QUALITY PROTEIN: arginine vasopressin receptor 2, like (The sequence of the model RefSeq protein was modified relative to this genomic sequence to represent the inferred CDS: inserted 3 bases in 2 codons; substituted 2 bases at 2 genomic stop codons), whose protein sequence is MKFCMADSSSEDSSNMKETFGSNKEHVALVKTSVLGCIWXNFFLLHALWKRRKPXYTRTQLFLLHLCLADLVATFFQVLPQFFMEITHGFKGSDLLCRSVKYLXVIGIFASTYMIVAMTIARYYAVCRPMESFFTGSFCRHVAKCAAWLISLAFSIPQAFIFSLQKVGKDVYYCLATFTEPWGNRIYITWVTLSLFVLPAVILMYCQIKICAGIYFSTKRKTLQGCTDDGCTRTKGVSSTFIIILVRILCWXPFFMVQLWSAWSPIRAPTESQ, encoded by the exons ATGAAATTTTGCATGGCCGATAGCAGCAGCGAGGATAGCTCCAACATGAAAGAGACGTTTGGTTCGAACAAGGAACATGTTGCGCTTGTGAAAACTTCTGTTCTGGGGTGCATTTG taacttctttcttctgcatgcCCTCTGGAAGAGGCGGAAACCCTGATACACTCGAACCCAGCTGTTTCTTCTGCATCTGTGCCTGGCTGACCTGGTGGCCACTTTCTTCCAAGTCCTGCCACAGTTCTTCATGGAAATTACACACGGATTCAAAGGCTCTGATTTGCTGTGCAGATCAGTAAAGTACCTATAAGTGATCGGAATTTTCGCATCCACTTACATGATCGTGGCCATGACCATAGCTCGCTATTATGCGGTCTGCAGACCCATGGAGTCATTCTTCACAGGCTCTTTCTGCAGGCATGTTGCCAAATGCGCAGCATGGCTCATCTCCCTGGCATTCAGCATTCCACAAGCGTTCATCTTCTCTCTCCAAAAAGTTGGGAAGGATGTTTACTACTGCTTGGCGACCTTTACTGAGCCCTGGGGAAACAGAATTTACATAACCTGGGTCACTTTGTCTCTGTTTGTTCTGCCAGCTGTGATCTTGATGTATTGTCAGATAAAGATATGTGCTGGGATTTATTTCAGTACGAAGAGAAAAACCTTGCAGGGCTGCACTGATGATGGATGCACCAGAACTAAAGGAGTATCGAGTACATTTATCATCATCCTGGTACGCATCCTCTGCT AGCCTTTTTTCATGGTACAGTTGTGGTCAGCATGGAGTCCAATCAGGGCACCCACAGAAAGTCAGTAA